The following are encoded in a window of Brevibacillus ruminantium genomic DNA:
- the glcT gene encoding glucose PTS transporter transcription antiterminator GlcT, with the protein MSREQDVPHTITRVFNHNVLMAKDPVSCQEIVLFGKGIGFGAKAGNMIFPYDARVEKRFRLENESHQQQYQTVLNQVDPAIVGIAEEIIALIAKEITPTLNEHVHVALPDHIQFAIYRLKNGMEIVNPFLFEIQTLYNKEFALAKRAAEMIRDSFSLEIPESEIGFLALHIHSAVSYTPVSKAVRFTNLLKELVGLIEQRIGKAVERSTVDYVRLITHLRFACERIRQQKSIHHPLLDRVKGSIPESYRLAEELAGHIATKLDVIVPEDEIGYMAMHVFRLTNQPPE; encoded by the coding sequence TTGTCTCGCGAACAGGATGTCCCGCACACGATCACACGGGTTTTCAATCACAATGTTCTGATGGCCAAAGATCCGGTCTCTTGCCAAGAGATTGTCCTGTTTGGAAAGGGGATCGGCTTTGGAGCAAAAGCAGGAAACATGATTTTTCCCTATGACGCTCGCGTCGAAAAGCGATTCCGCTTGGAAAATGAGAGTCACCAACAGCAATACCAGACGGTTTTGAATCAGGTGGACCCGGCAATTGTCGGTATCGCGGAAGAGATCATTGCCCTGATTGCGAAGGAAATTACACCCACGTTGAACGAGCACGTCCATGTCGCCCTGCCTGATCACATCCAGTTCGCCATCTATCGCCTGAAAAACGGCATGGAAATCGTCAACCCGTTCCTCTTTGAGATTCAAACGCTGTACAACAAGGAATTTGCGCTAGCCAAACGGGCGGCTGAGATGATCAGAGACTCGTTTTCCCTGGAAATTCCCGAAAGCGAAATCGGATTTTTGGCCCTGCATATTCATTCTGCTGTCAGCTACACGCCGGTGAGCAAAGCGGTCAGATTTACCAATCTGTTAAAGGAGCTTGTCGGGCTGATCGAACAACGGATCGGCAAAGCAGTGGAGCGCAGTACAGTGGACTATGTTCGACTGATCACACATTTGCGATTTGCCTGTGAGCGTATCCGCCAGCAAAAATCGATCCACCATCCGCTGCTGGACCGCGTCAAGGGATCGATCCCCGAGTCCTACCGGCTGGCAGAGGAGCTTGCCGGGCATATCGCAACCAAGCTGGATGTGATCGTACCGGAGGATGAGATCGGCTACATGGCCATGCACGTATTCCGGCTGACCAATCAGCCGCCCGAATAA
- a CDS encoding ribonuclease H-like YkuK family protein → MGLTDESPDMFERFHSPSRGLLDKADVFSNIEQTVATSNDSYELIVGADSQLRSRGTFFAIVITLIRQGRGGMFFYHKFQERRYPSLQQRIFQEAMYAVGLATELRQYLHEHEIDIPIRLHFDIGKNGPTRKFIHSLLSLAETNHFRAEIKPHSFCASTIADKFTK, encoded by the coding sequence GTGGGATTAACCGATGAAAGCCCCGATATGTTCGAACGATTTCACAGTCCATCGCGAGGGCTTTTGGACAAGGCCGATGTTTTTTCCAACATTGAGCAAACGGTAGCCACCAGTAACGATAGCTATGAGTTGATTGTGGGAGCAGATTCCCAACTGCGCAGCAGGGGGACGTTTTTTGCAATCGTCATTACACTGATCCGGCAAGGCCGCGGCGGTATGTTTTTTTACCACAAATTTCAGGAGCGACGCTATCCCTCCCTGCAGCAGCGCATCTTCCAAGAGGCGATGTATGCAGTAGGGCTGGCTACTGAGCTGCGGCAATATTTGCATGAACACGAGATCGACATCCCGATACGGCTCCATTTTGACATTGGAAAAAACGGTCCTACTCGCAAGTTTATCCATTCGCTGCTCAGCCTAGCAGAAACCAACCATTTTCGGGCAGAGATCAAGCCGCATTCATTCTGCGCCTCGACCATCGCCGACAAATTCACCAAATAG
- a CDS encoding nitroreductase family protein: MTKSYLPQVEEHRTAAYEIDPVFLNRWSPRSYKEDQIADEVLFSLFEAARWAPSGSNEQPWRFMIARTPEDKQRFYSFIAEGNRIWCEKAPVLALILSKTINSRGDHLRSHAFDAGAAWGYLALEATKKGLVTHAMGGFDPEKAREVLSVPADYELHAVIAIGYQGEKEALPEALQEREKPSSRRELSETVFEGVFEAK; the protein is encoded by the coding sequence ATGACCAAAAGTTATTTGCCTCAGGTAGAAGAGCATCGTACAGCCGCATACGAGATCGATCCTGTTTTTCTGAACAGATGGTCTCCTCGTTCTTATAAGGAGGATCAAATAGCAGATGAGGTGCTGTTTAGTCTGTTTGAAGCGGCACGCTGGGCACCCTCCGGAAGCAATGAGCAGCCGTGGAGGTTTATGATTGCGCGTACGCCGGAGGACAAGCAGCGTTTTTATTCCTTTATTGCGGAGGGAAATCGCATCTGGTGTGAAAAAGCACCCGTGCTTGCGCTGATTTTGTCCAAAACCATCAATAGCCGGGGCGATCATTTGCGCTCGCATGCATTTGATGCGGGGGCAGCTTGGGGCTATCTGGCGCTGGAAGCCACGAAAAAAGGCTTGGTTACCCATGCCATGGGCGGCTTTGACCCGGAAAAAGCGCGTGAGGTGCTGAGTGTCCCTGCTGACTATGAGCTGCATGCCGTCATTGCGATTGGTTACCAAGGGGAGAAGGAAGCCCTGCCGGAAGCGTTGCAGGAGAGGGAGAAGCCATCCAGCCGCCGGGAGTTGTCCGAAACCGTCTTTGAGGGAGTTTTTGAAGCAAAGTGA
- the tadA gene encoding tRNA adenosine(34) deaminase TadA yields MRAAMEEAQKAAALGEVPIGAVIVRNGEIVGRGYNLRETKKDPTLHAEMIAIREASARLGGWRLIGCTLYVTLEPCPMCAGALVQSRVEQVVFGASDPKAGCAGTLMNLLHEERFNHQVPVIPGVLADECGQLLKDFFRGLRKKKEPAQD; encoded by the coding sequence ATGAGAGCGGCGATGGAAGAGGCCCAAAAAGCGGCTGCGCTGGGTGAAGTGCCGATTGGGGCGGTGATTGTACGAAACGGAGAAATCGTGGGGCGCGGGTACAACCTGCGAGAGACAAAGAAGGACCCGACCCTGCATGCAGAGATGATCGCGATCCGCGAGGCAAGTGCCCGTCTCGGCGGCTGGCGGCTGATCGGGTGTACGCTCTACGTTACGCTGGAGCCTTGCCCCATGTGTGCTGGGGCGCTCGTCCAAAGCCGGGTGGAACAGGTCGTTTTCGGGGCAAGCGATCCCAAAGCAGGCTGTGCCGGCACCTTGATGAATCTGCTTCATGAGGAACGCTTCAACCATCAGGTTCCGGTGATCCCGGGAGTACTGGCCGACGAATGCGGTCAACTGCTGAAAGATTTTTTTCGCGGATTGCGCAAGAAGAAAGAGCCCGCTCAAGATTGA
- the ltrA gene encoding group II intron reverse transcriptase/maturase, whose product MDLLEKVLSRENLRMALQRVEANKGVGGVDGVSTEQLRDYLHEHWQTIREELERGTYRPSPVRRVEIPKPDGGVRLLGIPTVVDRFIQQAILQVLTPIFDPTFSESSYGFRPKRSAHMAVRKAQAYIREGYRFVVDIDLEKFFDRVNHDILMSRVARKIQDKRLLKLIRSYLNAGVMIKGICTTSSEGTPQGGPLSPLLANILLDDLDKELEKRGHRFCRYADDCNVYVKTRRAGERVKKSMKDYLEKVLRLKVNEEKSAVDRPWKRKFLGFSFTFVKQTTVRIHPKSLLKLKEKIRTITNPVWSISLEERVERLNQYLMGWIGYFALADAKGILQSIEEWTRRRLRLCLWTQWKRVRTRYRELRSLGISHTKAIEIANTRKGAWRTTKTPHIHKALGIAYWQQQGLKSLTQRYFDIRQAW is encoded by the coding sequence ATGGACTTGCTGGAGAAAGTTTTATCACGGGAAAACTTACGGATGGCACTTCAACGAGTAGAAGCAAACAAAGGTGTTGGTGGAGTCGATGGTGTTTCAACCGAACAACTACGCGACTATCTACACGAACACTGGCAAACTATCCGTGAGGAATTGGAAAGAGGAACCTATCGACCTTCACCTGTCCGCAGAGTCGAAATCCCGAAACCTGACGGAGGCGTAAGGTTATTAGGCATTCCCACCGTGGTGGACCGCTTCATCCAGCAAGCCATCCTCCAAGTATTAACACCGATCTTCGATCCCACCTTCTCGGAGTCCAGTTACGGATTTCGCCCGAAACGTAGCGCCCACATGGCAGTAAGGAAAGCGCAAGCGTATATCAGGGAAGGATACAGATTCGTGGTGGACATCGATCTAGAGAAATTCTTTGATCGTGTCAACCATGATATCCTGATGAGCCGCGTGGCTCGTAAAATCCAAGACAAGCGCCTTCTAAAGCTGATTCGATCCTATCTAAACGCAGGTGTCATGATAAAAGGAATCTGTACTACCTCAAGTGAGGGGACACCGCAAGGTGGACCGCTAAGCCCACTATTAGCAAATATCTTGCTTGATGATCTGGATAAGGAATTAGAAAAGAGGGGACATCGCTTTTGCCGCTATGCGGACGATTGCAACGTCTACGTGAAAACAAGACGAGCAGGAGAACGGGTTAAGAAGAGCATGAAAGATTACTTGGAAAAGGTGCTTAGGCTAAAAGTAAATGAGGAGAAAAGTGCGGTGGACCGGCCGTGGAAACGTAAATTCCTTGGCTTTAGTTTTACTTTCGTTAAACAGACAACGGTTCGTATCCACCCAAAATCCCTTCTCAAGTTAAAAGAGAAAATCCGCACGATCACGAATCCAGTGTGGAGTATCTCGCTTGAGGAACGGGTTGAAAGGTTAAACCAGTATCTCATGGGTTGGATTGGATATTTTGCCCTTGCAGACGCAAAGGGAATCTTACAATCCATTGAGGAATGGACAAGGCGTAGGCTCCGTCTTTGCTTGTGGACGCAGTGGAAACGAGTGAGAACCAGATATCGAGAACTCCGTTCTCTTGGTATATCTCACACAAAAGCAATTGAAATTGCAAACACCCGCAAGGGGGCATGGCGTACTACAAAGACTCCGCATATACACAAAGCCCTCGGCATTGCCTACTGGCAACAACAAGGGCTCAAAAGCTTAACACAGCGATATTTTGACATTCGTCAAGCTTGGTGA
- a CDS encoding pseudouridine synthase, which yields MKRERLDKVLANMGFGTRKEVKALVKQKQVVVDGVVATDPGMHVIPEEQEITVDGEPINFKRWLYIMLNKPPGVVSATEDNLHETVVDLLPYEWAIKVFPVGRLDIDTEGLLLLTNDGQLSHNLLSPKKKVDKEYFARIKGRVTERHVEEFACGVELEDFTTLPAKLEILSSGEISEIRVTIMEGKFHQVKRMFAAFDLEVIYLQRIRIGPIHLDGSLNPGEYRELTEEEMEFLQGYTIE from the coding sequence ATGAAGCGAGAACGTTTAGATAAGGTATTGGCCAATATGGGCTTCGGTACCCGCAAGGAAGTAAAGGCACTAGTGAAACAAAAGCAGGTTGTCGTAGACGGTGTCGTCGCTACTGATCCGGGCATGCACGTCATCCCGGAGGAGCAGGAGATCACCGTAGACGGCGAGCCGATCAACTTCAAACGCTGGCTCTATATCATGCTGAACAAGCCGCCTGGCGTCGTCTCCGCTACCGAAGACAATCTGCATGAGACGGTCGTTGATCTCTTGCCGTACGAATGGGCGATTAAGGTTTTCCCCGTCGGCCGCCTGGATATTGATACCGAAGGTCTGCTGCTGTTAACCAACGATGGCCAGCTCTCCCACAACCTGCTCTCTCCTAAAAAGAAAGTGGACAAGGAGTATTTTGCCCGCATCAAGGGACGTGTGACTGAGAGACACGTCGAGGAGTTCGCCTGCGGGGTGGAGCTGGAGGATTTTACGACCCTCCCGGCCAAACTGGAGATTCTCTCCTCCGGTGAAATCTCCGAAATCCGCGTGACGATTATGGAAGGAAAGTTCCATCAGGTAAAACGGATGTTCGCTGCTTTTGACCTGGAAGTGATCTACCTGCAGCGCATTCGGATCGGTCCGATTCATCTGGATGGCTCACTCAACCCAGGTGAATACCGGGAACTGACCGAGGAAGAAATGGAATTCCTGCAAGGCTACACAATCGAGTAG
- the wrbA gene encoding NAD(P)H:quinone oxidoreductase, whose protein sequence is MSNVNLAVIYYSSTGTNYQLAQWAAEGAREAGAEVKVVKVPELAPQAAIDSNPAWKAHVEATKDVPEVTLGDLEWADAIIFSIPTRFGNVPGQVKQFLDTTGGLWFHGKLANKVVSAMTSAQNPHGGQEQTILQLYTTMYHWGAIIAAPGYTDPAIFGAGGNPYGTSVTVDQNGNLVEDVQNAVKHQAKRTATVAQWVKNGLK, encoded by the coding sequence ATGTCAAACGTAAATCTTGCCGTCATTTATTACAGCTCCACCGGTACCAACTACCAACTGGCCCAGTGGGCTGCCGAAGGGGCCCGGGAAGCTGGAGCGGAAGTAAAAGTCGTAAAAGTTCCTGAGCTTGCGCCGCAGGCTGCCATTGATTCAAACCCGGCGTGGAAGGCTCACGTGGAAGCGACCAAAGATGTTCCCGAAGTAACGCTTGGGGATCTGGAGTGGGCAGATGCAATTATTTTCAGCATTCCTACCCGATTTGGCAATGTTCCTGGACAGGTAAAGCAATTTCTGGATACCACAGGCGGCTTGTGGTTCCATGGCAAGCTGGCCAATAAAGTGGTGAGTGCCATGACTTCCGCACAAAACCCGCATGGCGGGCAAGAGCAGACGATTCTTCAACTCTACACAACCATGTATCACTGGGGAGCGATCATTGCTGCGCCAGGCTATACAGACCCGGCAATCTTCGGAGCTGGCGGCAACCCGTACGGCACCAGCGTCACCGTTGACCAAAACGGAAACCTGGTGGAAGATGTCCAAAACGCGGTCAAACATCAAGCGAAGCGCACAGCGACCGTAGCCCAATGGGTGAAAAACGGTCTGAAATAA
- a CDS encoding ring-cleaving dioxygenase, whose product MKLQTAGIHHITAFVGDAQQNVDFYAGILGLRLVKKTVNFDQPDVYHLYFGDELGQPGTIITFFPWPQGQKGKVGGGQVGITTYAVPPGSLTFWSDRLTSYGIPFTQTTRFSETYLSFEDHDGLQLEIVEREAGAKSTWSFAGIPRDEAIKGFGGAVLYSGAPVKTENLLTGSLGMEKVAEQDGFIRFKTPADLGNIIDLRKDPVPFGTEGTGTVHHIAWRTKDDAEQLEWLDQLQNRGYHPTPVQPRQYFNSIYFRESGGILFEIATDPPGFGLDEELNALGEKLMLPEWYEPYRSQIERNLAPIQVRVPEVKKP is encoded by the coding sequence ATGAAGCTGCAAACGGCAGGAATTCATCACATTACCGCTTTTGTCGGGGATGCGCAGCAGAACGTAGATTTTTACGCAGGCATTCTCGGGCTGAGATTGGTTAAAAAGACCGTTAATTTCGATCAGCCCGATGTGTATCACCTGTATTTCGGAGACGAGCTGGGCCAGCCGGGAACGATCATCACCTTTTTCCCGTGGCCTCAAGGACAAAAAGGGAAAGTCGGAGGCGGACAGGTCGGCATTACGACATATGCCGTCCCGCCAGGTTCTTTGACGTTCTGGAGCGATCGTCTGACATCGTATGGAATTCCCTTTACGCAAACCACCCGTTTTTCAGAGACCTATCTGTCTTTTGAAGACCATGACGGCCTGCAACTGGAGATCGTGGAACGGGAAGCGGGGGCGAAAAGTACCTGGTCCTTCGCAGGTATTCCAAGAGACGAAGCCATTAAAGGCTTTGGAGGTGCCGTTCTGTACAGCGGTGCACCGGTGAAAACGGAAAACCTGCTGACTGGCTCGCTAGGTATGGAAAAAGTGGCTGAGCAAGACGGGTTTATCCGGTTCAAAACGCCCGCCGATCTGGGGAATATCATAGATTTGCGAAAAGACCCTGTACCGTTTGGAACCGAGGGAACGGGGACAGTCCATCACATCGCCTGGAGAACAAAAGATGACGCTGAGCAGCTTGAGTGGTTAGATCAACTCCAAAATCGCGGGTATCACCCGACGCCCGTTCAACCGCGGCAGTATTTTAATTCGATTTATTTCCGGGAAAGCGGCGGTATCCTGTTTGAAATCGCTACAGATCCGCCGGGCTTTGGACTCGATGAGGAACTGAACGCGTTGGGAGAAAAGCTGATGCTGCCCGAATGGTATGAGCCGTATCGCAGCCAGATCGAGCGCAACCTGGCTCCTATCCAAGTTCGCGTACCCGAGGTGAAAAAACCATGA
- a CDS encoding alpha/beta hydrolase, which translates to MIHLFKKGEDASAPTLVLFHGTGGTEQDLLPLAELISPGSSVLSVRGNVLENGMPRFFRRLAEGVFDEVDLVERTKELKDFLDDCVEKYQLDKNNLVAVGYSNGANIIGSLLFHYENVFRAAILHHPMVPLRNKELPNMSRLAVFIGAGANDPICSPQETDELKILLASAGAQVEVHWEQRGHQLTMTEAEAAAEWFQNIK; encoded by the coding sequence ATGATCCACTTGTTTAAAAAGGGCGAGGATGCCAGTGCTCCCACTTTGGTTCTCTTTCATGGCACGGGAGGAACGGAGCAGGATTTGTTGCCGCTTGCTGAACTGATTTCCCCTGGCTCCTCTGTTTTGAGCGTACGGGGAAATGTGCTGGAGAACGGAATGCCCCGTTTCTTCCGCCGGCTTGCGGAAGGTGTCTTTGATGAAGTGGATTTGGTGGAAAGGACGAAGGAGTTAAAAGATTTTTTGGATGATTGCGTGGAGAAGTACCAGCTGGACAAAAACAATCTGGTTGCGGTCGGCTATTCAAATGGCGCAAACATCATCGGGAGTCTGCTCTTCCATTATGAAAATGTATTTCGAGCCGCCATCTTGCATCATCCGATGGTGCCTCTCCGAAACAAGGAGCTTCCGAACATGTCCCGTTTGGCCGTGTTTATCGGAGCCGGAGCGAATGATCCGATTTGTTCGCCCCAAGAGACAGATGAGCTGAAAATACTTTTGGCTTCTGCAGGTGCACAGGTAGAGGTGCACTGGGAACAGCGCGGACATCAATTAACAATGACCGAGGCTGAGGCAGCTGCCGAGTGGTTTCAAAATATCAAGTAA
- a CDS encoding DinB family protein has product MNATHEMKALLFEELDLIVRTTAGLVRRIPSDQWEYRPIEQMRTLRELVEHLVAVPSVDLLILQEKTEADIRQLEAKIAELPDQEALIEQMVTGTNDLKAYMEGLSDEDFLQKKTKPFYLEHGTVQAKWLIEIVTHAQHHRAQLFTYLKQLGHEVNMFDLY; this is encoded by the coding sequence ATGAACGCAACCCATGAAATGAAAGCCTTGCTTTTCGAAGAACTGGACTTGATTGTGCGAACCACTGCCGGATTGGTCCGTCGCATTCCATCCGATCAATGGGAGTACAGGCCCATTGAACAAATGAGAACCTTGAGAGAGCTGGTCGAGCATCTGGTCGCGGTTCCCTCCGTTGATCTTTTGATCCTTCAGGAAAAAACGGAAGCAGACATACGCCAACTGGAGGCAAAAATCGCTGAACTTCCGGATCAGGAAGCCTTGATCGAACAGATGGTGACCGGCACGAACGATCTAAAGGCGTACATGGAAGGATTGTCAGACGAGGATTTTCTGCAAAAGAAAACAAAACCATTTTACCTGGAACACGGAACGGTTCAGGCAAAATGGTTGATCGAGATTGTCACCCACGCGCAGCATCATCGCGCGCAATTGTTTACGTATCTTAAACAGCTCGGTCACGAAGTAAACATGTTTGATCTGTATTAA
- a CDS encoding ISL3 family transposase produces MCLDFSTDFVRLPSFHLTHWEKTTETDWIAVLEPNSACYLCPICLRASTNHARPGRRILRHRFVPSWGTVWVSVPVYRQRCASCGLTWTVEWNGIPPRGLVTSAFQEMAVDMCRGRDLLSVAKQLSVAYSTLERWYYQLAPQRLAQPKEHEAPEVVCLDEFALQKGHKYGVNLMDAQTGHIWQVTEGRSREQVRNALQQWPFRKAPHVVVTDLAPGMAETVRQVWKHTLVVADKFHVIQLFSKALEATRKRTHARGTHRRGRHEQRLLHTIPDKLKPEELQELKNWLAEDPHLKRLYFALQDIRTVYAVQTQEAGEEALQKWIDDHLYSPTPAVRSIAKTIVQWREPIQNYFSFRVTNAKIEGTHNKVKVIKRRAYGYRNLERFKIRIRLECKPAT; encoded by the coding sequence TTGTGCCTTGATTTTAGCACAGACTTTGTCAGACTTCCATCATTCCATCTCACTCATTGGGAAAAAACAACGGAAACGGATTGGATCGCTGTTCTGGAACCGAATTCTGCTTGTTATCTTTGTCCGATCTGTCTCCGAGCCAGTACCAACCATGCCCGTCCTGGACGGCGTATTCTTCGTCATCGTTTCGTTCCTTCTTGGGGGACCGTCTGGGTATCCGTTCCCGTGTATCGCCAGCGCTGTGCGAGTTGTGGGCTTACATGGACAGTGGAATGGAACGGTATCCCGCCTCGAGGATTGGTCACCTCTGCTTTTCAAGAGATGGCGGTGGATATGTGCCGCGGCCGGGATTTGCTCTCGGTTGCCAAGCAATTGAGTGTGGCCTACTCGACACTCGAACGCTGGTACTACCAACTGGCCCCCCAACGCCTTGCTCAACCAAAAGAACATGAAGCTCCTGAAGTGGTCTGTCTGGATGAGTTTGCGTTGCAAAAAGGACATAAGTACGGCGTGAACCTCATGGATGCTCAAACCGGTCATATCTGGCAAGTCACAGAAGGACGTTCACGTGAACAGGTACGAAACGCCCTGCAGCAATGGCCCTTTCGTAAGGCTCCCCATGTAGTTGTCACGGATTTGGCTCCAGGAATGGCTGAAACAGTACGCCAAGTCTGGAAGCATACCCTTGTGGTAGCAGATAAATTTCACGTGATCCAGCTTTTCTCGAAAGCGTTGGAAGCTACCCGAAAACGCACTCATGCTCGTGGAACACATCGTCGGGGCAGACATGAGCAACGCCTGCTCCATACGATCCCTGACAAGCTGAAGCCCGAAGAGCTTCAGGAACTGAAGAATTGGTTAGCAGAAGATCCACACCTCAAACGACTCTACTTTGCGCTTCAAGACATAAGAACCGTGTATGCCGTTCAAACCCAAGAGGCAGGCGAGGAAGCACTTCAGAAATGGATTGACGACCATCTCTATTCTCCGACTCCTGCGGTTCGTTCCATTGCCAAAACGATTGTCCAGTGGCGAGAGCCCATTCAGAATTATTTCTCCTTTCGGGTAACGAATGCCAAGATTGAAGGGACACACAACAAAGTGAAGGTGATCAAACGAAGAGCCTACGGCTACCGCAATCTAGAGAGATTCAAGATTCGCATTAGACTGGAGTGTAAACCGGCTACATAA
- a CDS encoding ABC transporter ATP-binding protein, with protein sequence MWKLLIYLKRYWRAVVAAPLFMLLEVCMDLLQPLFMAQIINEGVMAGDLELIQKTGGIMLGVALIGLLGGIGCTIFSSYAAQGFGADLRYSLFQKVQTFSFGNLDRIQTGSLITRLTNDVGQLQTLVQMTLRILVRAPLMVLGSLVMAIRISPLLALILAVMMPLLVVFMTILMRMAFRLYSKVQAKLDDVNNVVQENLTGIRVIKAFVRSAFEINRFEKANEAYRKTALKAARTIALNMPVMMFILNMSIVAVLWFGGARVGNQTMNIGELIAFINYVTQVLFSLLLIGMMMPFVSRAKSSAERINEVMELQPEIVDPERAKTGVLHSGEVEFEDVSFSYEGNIASSVIRNISFTAQSGQTVAILGATGSGKTSLVSLIPRLYDVTQGSVRIDGVDVRDMQLHDLRSRIGMVLQQPTLFSGSIRDNICFGKPDATEEEIVAAAKAADAHTFIMGLPDGYDSIIGQRGVTLSGGQKQRLSIARALLVRPAILILDDSTSAVDFRTEARIQKALKELMGTCTSFIIAQRISSVRGADHILVLEDGELVAQGTHEQLLHTSRIYQEIYQSQRGREESLHG encoded by the coding sequence TTGTGGAAGCTACTGATTTACCTGAAAAGATACTGGAGGGCAGTAGTAGCGGCTCCGCTTTTCATGCTTCTGGAAGTCTGTATGGATTTGCTTCAGCCGCTCTTCATGGCCCAAATCATCAACGAAGGAGTCATGGCCGGAGATCTTGAGCTGATTCAAAAGACCGGAGGCATAATGCTTGGGGTTGCTCTGATTGGATTGCTCGGGGGGATTGGTTGCACGATCTTTTCAAGCTATGCGGCACAAGGGTTTGGAGCGGATTTGCGATACAGTCTGTTTCAAAAAGTGCAAACCTTCTCTTTCGGCAATCTGGATCGCATTCAAACCGGTTCGTTGATTACGCGGCTGACAAATGATGTGGGGCAGCTTCAGACGCTGGTACAGATGACGTTGCGAATACTGGTGAGAGCTCCGTTGATGGTACTGGGCAGTCTCGTCATGGCGATCCGTATCAGTCCGTTGCTGGCACTGATCCTAGCGGTCATGATGCCCCTCTTGGTCGTTTTTATGACCATTCTGATGAGAATGGCTTTTCGCCTTTATTCCAAGGTTCAGGCCAAACTGGACGATGTTAACAACGTTGTTCAGGAGAATCTGACCGGGATTCGCGTCATCAAGGCCTTTGTCCGTTCTGCATTTGAAATCAATCGTTTTGAAAAAGCCAATGAAGCCTACCGGAAGACAGCCTTGAAGGCAGCCAGAACAATCGCTCTGAATATGCCTGTCATGATGTTCATTTTGAATATGAGCATTGTGGCTGTGTTGTGGTTCGGAGGGGCACGCGTTGGGAATCAGACGATGAATATCGGAGAGTTGATCGCGTTTATCAATTACGTGACACAAGTGCTCTTCTCCCTTTTGCTGATCGGGATGATGATGCCTTTTGTTTCGCGGGCGAAGTCCTCTGCGGAACGGATCAACGAAGTCATGGAGCTCCAACCGGAGATTGTCGATCCCGAAAGAGCCAAAACGGGTGTGCTTCACTCCGGTGAGGTTGAATTTGAAGATGTCAGCTTTTCTTATGAGGGGAACATCGCATCTTCAGTGATCAGAAATATTTCCTTTACTGCACAATCTGGTCAAACGGTTGCCATCCTGGGAGCTACGGGTTCAGGTAAAACCTCCTTGGTGAGCCTCATTCCGCGGCTGTATGACGTGACGCAGGGCAGTGTCCGCATTGATGGAGTCGATGTTCGGGATATGCAGCTGCACGACCTCAGAAGCCGCATCGGGATGGTATTGCAGCAGCCCACTTTGTTCAGCGGGAGCATTCGAGATAATATCTGTTTTGGAAAGCCGGATGCTACCGAGGAAGAAATCGTAGCTGCAGCGAAGGCTGCAGATGCCCACACCTTTATCATGGGCTTGCCGGACGGCTACGATTCCATCATTGGACAAAGGGGCGTCACGTTGTCGGGAGGGCAGAAGCAGCGGCTTTCGATAGCCCGGGCTTTGCTCGTAAGACCGGCTATTTTGATTTTGGATGACAGTACCAGTGCTGTTGATTTCCGCACGGAAGCACGGATTCAGAAGGCTTTGAAAGAATTAATGGGTACCTGCACCAGCTTTATCATTGCCCAGCGGATTTCTTCGGTGCGAGGAGCGGATCATATACTGGTTCTCGAGGATGGGGAACTGGTTGCCCAAGGTACTCACGAACAGTTGCTTCATACGAGCAGGATTTATCAGGAGATCTACCAATCTCAGCGGGGAAGGGAGGAGTCGCTGCATGGATGA